From a single Bufo bufo chromosome 9, aBufBuf1.1, whole genome shotgun sequence genomic region:
- the DDX17 gene encoding probable ATP-dependent RNA helicase DDX17 isoform X2 has translation MRGSFMDRDRGGAGGSRFPKFGNPGERLRKKRWDLNELPKFEKNFYTEHPEVAHMSIHDVEELRRKKEITVRGINCPKPVYTFQQSNFPQYVMDVLIDQRFKEPTPIQCQGFPLALSGRDMVGIAQTGSGKTLAYLLPAMVHINHQPYLERGDGPICLVLAPTRELAQQVQQVADEYGKSSRLKSTCIYGGAPKGPQIRDLERGVEICIATPGRLIDFLEVGKTNLRRCTYLVLDEADRMLDMGFEPQIRKIVDQIRPDRQTLMWSATWPKEVRQLAEDFLRDYVQINVGNLELSANHNILQIVDVCQESEKDHKLIQLMEEIMAEKENKTIIFVETKRRCDDLTRRMRRDGWPAMCIHGDKSQQERDWVLNEFRSGKAPILIATDVASRGLEAADHSQYRASCLSKIEGG, from the exons ATGAGGGGAAGCTTTATGGATCGTGACCGAGGCGG GGCTGGTGGCTCTCGCTTCCCAAAATTTGGTAACCCAGGAGAACGCCTCCGCAAGAAGCGCTGGGATTTAAATGAGCTTCCAAAATTTGAGAAGAACTTTTACACTGAGCATCCAGAAGTAGCTCACATGTCAATA CATGACGTTGAAGAACTGCGCAGAAAGAAAGAGATTACTGTCCGTGGGATCAACTGCCCGAAACCTGTCTATACTTTCCAACAGTCAAACTTTCCTC AGTATGTTATGGATGTTCTTATTGATCAACGATTTAAGGAACCAACCCCAATCCAATGTCAGGGGTTTCCTCTTGCGTTGAGTGGTCGAGACATGGTGGGAATTGCCCAGACCGGATCTGGCAAAACACTTGCG TATCTTCTGCCTGCAATGGTGCACATCAACCACCAGCCTTATCTGGAGCGAGGAGATGGACCAATT TGTTTGGTTCTTGCTCCAACCCGAGAATTAGCTCAGCAAGTACAGCAAGTAGCCGATGAATATGGAAAGTCATCTCGGCTGAAGAGTACATGCATTTATGGTGGCGCTCCTAAGGGTCCACAGATACGTGATCTTGAAAGAG GTGTGGAGATTTGCATTGCCACTCCAGGCAGGCTCATTGACTTTCTGGAGGTCGGGAAAACTAATTTAAGACGCTGTACCTACCTCGTGCTGGATGAAGCTGACAGAATGCTTGACATGGGTTTTGAGCCACAGATCCGCAAGATTGTGGACCAAATCAGG CCTGACAGACAAACTCTAATGTGGAGTGCCACGTGGCCAAAAGAGGTGCGCCAACTAGCTGAGGACTTTTTGAGAGATTATGTGCAGATCAACGTGGGCAATTTGGAGCTGTCTGCCAATCATAATATCCTACAGATCGTTGATGTTTGCCAGGAGAGTGAGAAGGACCACAA ACTTATCCAGCTAATGGAAGAAATAATggcagaaaaagaaaacaaaaccattATTTTTGTGGAAACTAAACGTCGCTGTGATGATCTTACTCGCAGAATGAGGCGTGATGG GTGGCCGGCCATGTGTATCCATGGTGACAAGAGTCAGCAGGAGAGAGACTGGGTCTTAAATG